The following are encoded together in the Xanthomonas sacchari genome:
- the cydX gene encoding cytochrome bd-I oxidase subunit CydX, which translates to MWYFAWILGVGLASTAAILNGMWFEARERNAADAADAAAAGD; encoded by the coding sequence ATGTGGTACTTCGCCTGGATTCTCGGTGTGGGCCTGGCCTCCACCGCCGCCATCCTCAACGGCATGTGGTTCGAGGCGCGCGAGCGCAACGCGGCGGATGCCGCGGACGCGGCCGCCGCGGGGGACTGA
- a CDS encoding HlyD family efflux transporter periplasmic adaptor subunit: MAERAAVAVRRRLGDPLLASTHPWYRPLLWTVLATVALFLGWAVWAELDEVTRGDGRVVPYSRIQKIQSLEGGILDRLLVQEGELVKPGQPLVRLERTHFLTNYQESVNQAQVLHAAIARLEAEVLGKTSIVFPAQIAGESALLRSERDLFDSRRSKLAEGTQAIQHQIGLAQDQLNIVRPLVAKGAVSQVEALKLSQDIATLRGRLGELRNSYFQEAYTELAKRKADLSALEPIVQQRHDQLRRTEILSPVRGRVNTVLINTRGGVIPPGEPIMEIIPVEERLLVEARIKPRDVAFLVPGMQARVKITAYDYTIYGELNGTVEQISADTIEEQTAHGKESFYQVLIRTDGSQLRRNGDTLPIIPGMVAEVDILTGKRSVLNYLLRPLLKARLR; encoded by the coding sequence ATGGCTGAGCGCGCGGCAGTGGCGGTGCGGCGGCGGCTGGGCGACCCGCTGCTGGCGTCCACCCATCCCTGGTACCGGCCGCTGCTGTGGACGGTGCTGGCGACGGTGGCGCTGTTCCTGGGCTGGGCGGTCTGGGCCGAGCTGGACGAAGTCACCCGCGGCGACGGCCGGGTGGTGCCGTACAGCCGCATTCAGAAGATCCAGAGCCTGGAGGGCGGCATCCTCGATCGGTTGCTGGTGCAGGAGGGCGAACTGGTCAAGCCGGGGCAGCCGCTGGTGCGGCTGGAGCGCACCCACTTCCTGACCAACTACCAGGAATCGGTCAACCAGGCGCAGGTGCTGCATGCGGCGATCGCGCGGCTGGAGGCGGAAGTGCTGGGCAAGACCAGCATCGTCTTCCCGGCGCAGATCGCCGGCGAGAGCGCCCTGCTGCGGTCCGAGCGCGACCTGTTCGACTCGCGGCGCAGCAAGCTGGCCGAAGGCACCCAGGCGATCCAGCACCAGATCGGCCTGGCCCAGGACCAGTTGAACATCGTGCGCCCGCTGGTGGCCAAGGGCGCGGTCAGCCAGGTCGAGGCGCTCAAGCTCAGCCAGGACATCGCCACCCTGCGTGGGCGCCTGGGCGAACTGCGCAACAGCTATTTCCAGGAGGCCTACACCGAACTGGCCAAGCGCAAGGCCGATCTCAGCGCGCTGGAGCCGATCGTGCAACAGCGCCACGACCAGCTGCGCCGCACCGAGATCCTGTCGCCGGTGCGCGGGCGGGTGAACACGGTGCTGATCAATACCCGCGGCGGGGTGATCCCGCCGGGCGAGCCGATCATGGAGATCATCCCGGTGGAGGAGCGGTTGCTGGTGGAGGCGCGGATCAAGCCGCGCGACGTGGCGTTCCTGGTGCCGGGCATGCAGGCCCGGGTCAAGATCACCGCCTACGACTACACCATCTACGGCGAGTTGAACGGCACCGTCGAGCAGATCAGCGCCGACACCATCGAGGAGCAGACCGCGCACGGCAAGGAGTCGTTCTACCAGGTGCTGATCCGCACCGACGGCAGCCAGTTGCGCCGCAACGGCGACACGCTGCCGATCATTCCCGGCATGGTCGCCGAGGTCGACATCCTGACCGGCAAGCGCAGCGTGCTGAACTACCTGCTGCGGCCGCTGTTGAAGGCGCGGTTGCGCTGA
- a CDS encoding Ig-like domain-containing protein — protein MSIQVKVVPHGTDIARAHAVPLPADGVVRLTQASQVVLDVPPDRVAAYAREGDDLLVRMKNGETVRIVHFFDAVPEPSALFLTQEEHLLAVQFAGAGEGAVLLASYAPVGSEAGFESLTAAGAGGAAGGLAAPWLMAGGVALGAGALASMGSEDERNQIVQPQPQQPQPQPSAPAVASNLQISPDGTQITGNAPPGHSVGIDVDGDGQVDTVVVVGNDGSFTVTLPAPVLGGQMVGVVVTSPDGLSSPPAMVQAPDVTPPGAAGNLQVAADGSSLIGTAEAGATVGVDTNGDGVPDVTAVVGSDGSFSVPLQPPLTNGETVTVVVTDPAGNTGPGASVNAPDTTPPAAAGNLQVSADGGTLTGTAEAGATVGVDANGDGVPDFTVVVGGDGSFSVPLQPPLTDGQTLTVVVTDPAGNNSPPTSVQAPDLLAAPIIQATNGSVIAGTSEAGATITLSDGNGAPIGQAVVDAAGNWSFTPATPLPDGTVITAVASNAAGTVSPPATTTVDAVAPAAPVLQPSNGSVVAGNAEAGATVTVTDSNGTLIGQATADASGTWSLTPATPLPDGTVLSAIATDAAGNASAPATTTVDAVAPATPVLQPSNGSAIVGTAEAGATVTVTDGNGTLIGQTTADASGNWSITPGTALPDGTVVNAVAADAAGNASAAATLTVDAVAPAAPVLQPSNGTAIVGAAEAGATVTVTDGNGTLIGQTTADASGNWSVTPGTPLPDGTVINAVATDATGNVSAPATTTVDATAPSAPILQPSNGLTIVGSAEAGATVTVTDGNGTLIGQATADASGNWSITPGAALPDGSVISAIATDVAGNASAPATTTIDALAPAAPVLQPSNGSAIVGTAEAGTTITVTDGNGTLIGQATADASGNWSVTPGAALPDGTVVTAIATDAAGNASAPATLIVDAVAPAAPILQVSNGVAIVGTAEAGAAITVTDGNGTLIGQATADASGNWSITPGAALPDGTVVTAIATDAAGNASAPATLIVDALAPAAPILQASNGVAIVGSAEAGATITVTDGNGTLIGQATADASGNWSVTPGAALPNGTVVTAIATDAAGNASAPATLIVDAVAPAAPILQASNGVAIVGTAEAGATITVSDGNGTLIGQATADASGNWSVTPGAALPNGTVISAIATDAAGNASPPATLTVDALAPAAPVVSISLDGTLLSGTAEANAQLRVVVNGDTANPLLIQVDGNGSFSLPLSPPLVIGQALSVVAVDAAGNVSAPSLLTAPDLSPPLLSVAEASDTWINAAEIGDGIQVAVQLRPNMLVGQVVTVHFAGQNGYEVDVSHTLTSADLSAGNVLVSVLPPSGGAALPQGAATVTADLNGGPLSSSVGFTIDTVAPATPVLSLVGSLLTISSEPGLALTVNVDVGGVQATATLAADNSGLASLDLLTGLNIDLSWAQLLNAQVSVVGADPAGNPSPVVSLGVGTNIAQPLTLGDFGVNFSLLPATFGFSGQAEPNASLAIRVITPTLNVELTPIQADASGDFALNLLSSSVLNQLGLTASGLLNLGTQVSFEVVGTDTQGNDSARYGITLSNSGASLGIGEISVFGTAANDILSGADGSSERILAGDGSDLIFNVGSGDQVSAGNGDDTIQITGNTFVSIDGGAGFDTLLFANGIDLDYNAAGIGTLSNIERVDLGKGDSGSTLTLTASEVLAITDSNDTLQITGDGADVLNVIGAVDSGTTQAIDGITYHVYSFGTATLLVEDNTLAVVTA, from the coding sequence ATGAGTATCCAGGTCAAGGTTGTCCCGCACGGTACCGACATCGCCCGTGCCCATGCCGTTCCGCTGCCGGCCGACGGCGTGGTCCGACTGACCCAGGCCAGCCAGGTCGTGCTGGATGTGCCGCCCGACAGGGTCGCCGCCTACGCCCGCGAAGGCGACGATCTGCTGGTGCGGATGAAGAACGGCGAGACGGTTCGCATCGTCCATTTCTTCGATGCTGTGCCAGAGCCGAGCGCGTTGTTCCTGACGCAGGAGGAGCACCTGCTGGCGGTGCAGTTCGCCGGCGCCGGCGAAGGGGCGGTGTTGCTGGCCAGCTATGCGCCGGTCGGGAGCGAGGCCGGATTCGAATCCTTGACCGCGGCCGGCGCGGGTGGCGCGGCCGGTGGGCTGGCTGCGCCCTGGCTGATGGCGGGTGGCGTCGCACTCGGCGCGGGTGCGCTGGCCAGCATGGGCAGCGAGGACGAGCGCAACCAGATCGTGCAGCCGCAGCCGCAACAACCGCAACCGCAGCCGTCGGCGCCAGCCGTGGCGAGCAATCTGCAAATCTCCCCGGACGGCACCCAGATCACCGGTAACGCGCCTCCCGGCCACTCGGTCGGCATCGATGTCGATGGGGACGGACAGGTGGACACGGTGGTCGTGGTCGGCAACGACGGCAGCTTCACCGTGACGCTGCCGGCGCCGGTGCTCGGTGGCCAGATGGTGGGCGTGGTGGTCACCAGCCCCGATGGGTTGTCCAGCCCACCGGCCATGGTGCAGGCGCCGGACGTCACGCCGCCTGGCGCGGCCGGCAACCTGCAGGTCGCGGCGGACGGCAGCAGCCTCATCGGCACCGCGGAGGCGGGTGCGACGGTCGGTGTGGACACCAATGGCGATGGCGTGCCGGACGTGACCGCCGTGGTCGGCAGCGACGGCAGCTTCAGCGTGCCGCTGCAGCCGCCGCTGACCAACGGCGAGACCGTGACCGTGGTGGTGACCGATCCCGCCGGCAACACCGGCCCCGGCGCCAGCGTCAACGCGCCCGACACCACGCCGCCGGCGGCGGCCGGCAATCTGCAGGTCTCGGCCGATGGCGGCACCCTCACCGGCACCGCCGAGGCGGGCGCGACGGTGGGTGTCGATGCGAATGGCGACGGCGTGCCCGACTTCACCGTCGTGGTGGGCGGCGACGGCAGCTTCAGCGTGCCGCTACAGCCGCCGCTGACCGACGGCCAGACGCTGACCGTGGTGGTGACCGATCCGGCCGGCAACAACAGCCCACCGACCAGCGTGCAGGCGCCGGATCTGCTGGCGGCACCGATCATCCAGGCGACCAACGGCAGCGTGATCGCCGGCACCTCCGAAGCGGGCGCCACCATCACGCTGAGCGACGGCAATGGCGCGCCGATTGGCCAGGCCGTCGTCGATGCCGCCGGCAACTGGAGCTTTACCCCGGCCACGCCGCTGCCGGACGGCACGGTGATCACCGCAGTCGCCAGCAATGCCGCAGGCACGGTCAGTCCGCCGGCGACCACCACCGTGGACGCGGTGGCGCCGGCGGCGCCGGTGCTGCAGCCGAGCAACGGGAGCGTCGTCGCCGGAAACGCCGAGGCCGGCGCGACCGTCACCGTCACCGACAGCAACGGCACGTTGATCGGCCAGGCGACCGCCGATGCCTCCGGCACCTGGAGCCTGACCCCAGCCACTCCGCTGCCCGACGGCACCGTGCTGAGCGCCATCGCCACCGACGCGGCCGGCAATGCCAGTGCGCCGGCGACGACCACGGTGGACGCCGTGGCACCGGCCACCCCGGTACTGCAGCCGAGCAACGGCAGTGCGATCGTCGGCACCGCCGAAGCCGGCGCGACGGTCACCGTCACCGACGGCAACGGCACGCTGATCGGCCAGACCACCGCCGATGCGTCCGGCAACTGGAGCATCACGCCCGGCACGGCGCTGCCCGACGGCACGGTGGTCAACGCCGTGGCCGCCGACGCGGCTGGCAACGCCAGCGCAGCGGCCACGCTGACCGTCGATGCCGTGGCGCCGGCGGCGCCGGTGCTGCAGCCGAGCAACGGCACCGCGATCGTCGGCGCCGCCGAAGCCGGGGCGACCGTCACCGTGACCGACGGCAATGGCACGCTGATCGGCCAGACCACGGCCGATGCATCCGGCAACTGGAGCGTGACCCCCGGAACCCCGCTGCCCGATGGCACGGTGATCAACGCCGTGGCCACCGACGCGACCGGCAACGTCAGTGCGCCGGCCACCACCACCGTGGATGCGACGGCACCGTCGGCGCCGATCTTGCAGCCGAGCAATGGCCTGACGATCGTCGGCTCGGCGGAAGCCGGGGCGACGGTCACCGTGACCGACGGCAACGGCACGCTGATCGGCCAGGCCACGGCCGATGCGTCCGGCAACTGGAGCATCACCCCGGGGGCGGCATTGCCCGACGGCAGCGTGATCAGCGCCATCGCCACCGACGTGGCCGGCAATGCCAGCGCGCCGGCGACGACGACCATCGACGCGCTGGCGCCGGCGGCGCCGGTGTTGCAGCCGAGCAATGGCAGCGCGATCGTCGGCACGGCGGAGGCCGGTACGACCATTACCGTGACCGATGGCAACGGCACGCTGATCGGCCAGGCCACGGCGGATGCGTCCGGCAACTGGAGCGTCACGCCGGGCGCCGCGTTGCCTGACGGCACCGTGGTGACGGCCATCGCCACTGATGCCGCCGGCAACGCCAGTGCGCCGGCGACGCTGATCGTCGATGCCGTGGCCCCGGCCGCCCCGATCCTGCAGGTCAGCAATGGCGTGGCGATTGTCGGCACCGCCGAAGCGGGTGCGGCCATCACCGTCACCGATGGCAACGGCACACTGATCGGCCAGGCCACGGCCGATGCGTCGGGCAACTGGAGCATCACGCCGGGGGCGGCGTTGCCCGACGGCACCGTGGTGACGGCCATCGCCACCGATGCCGCCGGCAACGCCAGCGCGCCGGCGACGTTGATCGTGGATGCGCTGGCGCCGGCGGCGCCGATCCTTCAGGCGAGCAATGGCGTGGCCATCGTCGGCAGCGCGGAAGCGGGTGCGACGATCACCGTCACCGACGGCAACGGCACGCTGATCGGCCAGGCCACTGCCGATGCGTCCGGCAACTGGAGCGTCACCCCGGGGGCCGCATTGCCGAACGGTACCGTGGTGACGGCCATCGCGACCGATGCGGCCGGCAATGCCAGTGCGCCGGCGACGCTGATCGTCGATGCCGTGGCCCCGGCCGCCCCGATCCTGCAGGCGAGCAATGGCGTGGCCATCGTCGGCACCGCCGAAGCCGGTGCCACCATTACCGTCAGCGACGGCAACGGTACGCTGATCGGCCAAGCCACGGCCGACGCCTCCGGCAACTGGAGCGTGACGCCGGGGGCCGCATTGCCGAACGGCACCGTGATCAGCGCCATCGCCACCGACGCGGCCGGCAACGCCAGCCCGCCGGCGACCTTGACCGTGGATGCGCTGGCGCCGGCGGCGCCGGTGGTGTCGATCAGCCTGGATGGCACCTTGCTCAGTGGCACCGCCGAGGCCAATGCGCAACTGCGCGTGGTGGTGAACGGTGATACCGCCAATCCGCTGCTGATCCAGGTGGATGGCAACGGCAGCTTCAGCTTGCCGCTGTCGCCGCCACTGGTGATCGGTCAGGCGCTGTCGGTGGTGGCGGTCGACGCCGCCGGCAATGTCAGCGCGCCTTCGCTACTCACTGCGCCGGACCTGTCGCCGCCGCTGCTCAGCGTGGCGGAGGCGAGCGATACCTGGATCAACGCCGCGGAAATCGGCGACGGCATCCAGGTGGCGGTGCAACTGCGGCCGAACATGCTGGTCGGGCAGGTGGTCACCGTGCACTTCGCCGGCCAGAACGGTTACGAGGTCGACGTCAGCCACACCTTGACCAGCGCCGACCTGAGCGCCGGCAACGTGTTGGTGTCGGTGCTGCCGCCGAGCGGCGGCGCGGCATTGCCGCAAGGGGCGGCGACAGTCACGGCCGACCTCAACGGCGGCCCGCTGTCGTCCTCGGTCGGCTTCACCATCGACACGGTCGCGCCGGCGACGCCGGTGCTGTCGCTGGTCGGCAGCCTGCTGACGATTTCCAGCGAGCCGGGCCTGGCGCTGACGGTCAACGTCGACGTCGGCGGCGTGCAGGCGACCGCCACGCTCGCCGCCGACAACAGCGGCCTGGCCTCGCTGGACCTGCTGACCGGCCTGAACATCGATCTGAGCTGGGCGCAGCTGTTGAACGCACAGGTCTCGGTGGTCGGCGCCGACCCGGCCGGCAATCCCAGCCCTGTCGTCTCGCTGGGCGTGGGCACCAACATCGCGCAGCCGCTGACGCTCGGCGACTTCGGCGTGAACTTCTCGCTGCTGCCGGCGACGTTCGGCTTCAGCGGGCAGGCCGAGCCGAACGCGAGCCTGGCGATCCGGGTCATCACGCCTACGCTCAATGTCGAACTCACGCCGATCCAGGCCGATGCCAGCGGCGACTTCGCCCTGAACCTGCTCAGTTCCAGCGTGCTGAACCAGCTCGGGCTCACCGCCTCGGGCCTGCTCAACCTGGGAACCCAGGTGTCGTTCGAGGTGGTGGGCACCGATACCCAGGGCAACGACAGCGCCCGCTACGGCATCACCCTGTCCAACAGCGGGGCCAGCCTCGGCATCGGCGAGATCAGCGTGTTCGGCACCGCCGCCAACGACATCCTGTCCGGCGCCGACGGCAGCAGCGAACGCATCCTCGCCGGCGACGGTAGCGACTTGATCTTCAACGTCGGTAGCGGCGATCAGGTGTCGGCCGGCAACGGCGACGACACCATCCAGATCACCGGCAACACGTTCGTCAGCATCGACGGTGGCGCCGGCTTCGACACGCTGCTGTTCGCCAACGGCATCGATCTGGACTACAACGCCGCGGGCATCGGCACCCTGAGCAACATCGAGCGCGTGGACCTCGGCAAGGGCGATTCCGGCAGCACGCTGACCTTGACCGCGTCGGAAGTGCTGGCGATCACCGACAGCAACGACACCCTGCAGATCACCGGCGACGGGGCGGATGTGCTCAACGTGATCGGCGCGGTGGACAGCGGCACCACCCAGGCGATCGACGGCATCACCTATCACGTCTACAGCTTCGGCACCGCGACCTTGCTGGTGGAGGACAACACGCTCGCGGTGGTGACGGCCTGA
- a CDS encoding type I secretion system permease/ATPase, translating to MATPRAGAADGLREGLLLLCQRLGRPLSDAELVDGIALVQGRLPLHLVPRALRRAELTAEVLAYPLDGMDRYLLPALLLLHDGRTVLLEAVEAGQARLLLPHAGGGEQAVPVAELEALYSGSAVFAKPRFRDDGRIGGYAGSASEHWFYGPLKKLWRSYAEVALAAMVANLLAIATALFAMQVYDRVVPNAAFDTLWILASGVVLAIVMEGVLRTLRGQLLAVLGKRLDLQLSTLLFSRVLAMRMAAKPASMGAFSTQVREFESVREFFTSSSAALISDLPFVAIFLGIIALIGGHVVWVPLVACVLMVLPGLLAQRLLGELSRQNLREGAMKNGLLLEAFEHLESIKAARGEGRCQGLWEALTAQLSASAMRTYALTTALSYAASVVQQLAYVGVVVFGVYRIQQGEMSVGALVACSLLASRAIAPLGQAAAVLGRWQHTRVAMEGLDQLLGAEQERPPGKRFVHKLRVRGDYRLEALSLRYGEQPPVLDVQALRIGAGERVALLGGNGAGKSTLLRVLAGLLDPHAGRLLLDDVAIAQIDPADRMRNIGYLPQDVALFHGSLRDNLNLHGAALGDEELYAALDGVGLGTFVRAHPFGLDLPIQGNASLSGGQRQALGLARLLLQDPSVVLLDEPTAAFDQHSEHVFIAYLQRWLGTRTLIVSTHKRSMLELAQRAVVLRQGRVVVDGPVEQVLQGNRVQVPATALAGSHG from the coding sequence GTGGCGACGCCGCGGGCTGGCGCCGCGGACGGACTGCGCGAAGGCCTGCTGCTGTTGTGCCAGCGCCTGGGACGGCCGTTGAGCGATGCCGAACTGGTGGACGGCATCGCCCTGGTGCAGGGACGCCTGCCGCTGCACCTGGTGCCGCGCGCGCTGCGCCGTGCCGAGCTCACGGCCGAGGTGCTGGCGTATCCGCTGGACGGCATGGACCGCTACCTGCTGCCGGCGCTGCTGCTGTTGCACGATGGGCGCACGGTGCTGCTGGAGGCGGTCGAGGCGGGGCAGGCGCGGCTGCTGCTGCCGCATGCCGGCGGTGGCGAGCAGGCGGTGCCGGTGGCGGAGCTGGAGGCGCTGTACAGCGGATCGGCGGTCTTCGCCAAACCGCGCTTCCGCGACGACGGGCGCATCGGCGGGTACGCCGGCAGCGCGTCGGAGCATTGGTTCTACGGGCCGCTGAAGAAGCTGTGGCGCTCCTATGCGGAAGTGGCGCTGGCGGCGATGGTCGCCAACCTGCTGGCCATCGCCACCGCGCTGTTCGCCATGCAGGTCTACGACCGCGTGGTGCCCAACGCCGCCTTCGACACGCTGTGGATCCTGGCCAGCGGCGTGGTCCTGGCGATCGTGATGGAAGGCGTGCTGCGCACCCTGCGCGGGCAGTTGCTGGCGGTGCTGGGCAAGCGCCTGGACCTGCAACTGTCCACACTGCTGTTCTCGCGCGTGCTGGCCATGCGCATGGCCGCCAAGCCGGCCTCGATGGGCGCGTTCAGCACCCAGGTGCGCGAGTTCGAATCGGTGCGCGAGTTCTTCACCAGTTCCAGCGCGGCGCTGATCAGCGACCTGCCGTTCGTGGCGATCTTCCTGGGGATCATCGCCCTGATCGGCGGCCATGTGGTCTGGGTGCCGCTGGTCGCCTGCGTGCTGATGGTGTTGCCGGGGCTGCTGGCGCAGCGACTGCTGGGCGAGTTGTCGCGACAGAACCTGCGCGAGGGGGCGATGAAGAACGGCCTGCTGCTGGAGGCCTTCGAGCATCTGGAGTCGATCAAGGCCGCGCGCGGCGAAGGCCGCTGCCAGGGGCTGTGGGAAGCGCTGACCGCGCAGTTGTCCGCCTCGGCGATGCGGACCTACGCGCTGACCACCGCGCTCAGCTATGCCGCATCGGTGGTGCAGCAACTGGCCTATGTCGGGGTGGTGGTGTTCGGCGTCTACCGCATCCAGCAGGGCGAGATGAGCGTGGGTGCGCTGGTGGCCTGTTCGCTGCTGGCCTCCCGCGCGATCGCGCCGCTGGGGCAGGCCGCGGCGGTGCTGGGGCGCTGGCAGCACACCCGCGTGGCCATGGAGGGCCTGGACCAGTTGCTGGGGGCCGAACAGGAGCGGCCGCCGGGCAAGCGCTTCGTGCACAAGCTGCGCGTGCGCGGCGACTACCGCCTGGAGGCGCTGAGCCTGCGCTACGGCGAGCAGCCGCCGGTGCTGGACGTGCAGGCGCTGCGCATCGGCGCCGGCGAGCGCGTGGCGCTGCTGGGAGGCAACGGCGCCGGCAAGTCCACGCTGCTGCGGGTGCTGGCCGGCCTGCTGGATCCGCACGCGGGGCGGCTGTTGCTGGACGACGTGGCGATCGCGCAGATCGACCCGGCCGACCGCATGCGCAACATCGGCTACCTGCCGCAGGACGTGGCGCTTTTCCATGGCAGCTTGCGCGACAACCTCAACCTGCACGGCGCCGCGCTCGGCGACGAGGAACTGTATGCGGCGCTGGACGGGGTCGGGCTGGGCACGTTCGTGCGCGCGCATCCGTTCGGGCTGGACCTGCCGATCCAGGGCAATGCCAGCCTGTCCGGCGGACAGCGCCAGGCGCTGGGACTGGCGCGGCTGTTGCTGCAGGACCCCAGCGTTGTGCTGCTCGACGAGCCCACCGCGGCCTTCGATCAGCACAGCGAACACGTGTTCATCGCCTACCTGCAGCGCTGGCTGGGCACGCGCACGCTGATCGTCAGCACACACAAGCGCAGCATGCTGGAACTGGCGCAGCGCGCGGTGGTGCTGCGGCAGGGGCGGGTGGTGGTGGACGGGCCGGTGGAGCAGGTGCTGCAGGGCAACCGGGTGCAGGTGCCGGCGACGGCATTGGCGGGCAGCCATGGCTGA
- a CDS encoding TolC family protein, producing the protein MARKGDGDRRTRRSGPALAVGLWLALPACACAMSLTQAVQRGLAIEPQLRAAMADAARAATDVRIARSGYYPALSVAAGPKALDPGEMVYDVNLSQMLYDWGRVSSRVANARAQQRGQDAAVEVAADDAALQIVEVYLDVLAAQQRLQAVQAHLQRLQVIADLSEARSGGYADRSELERTRLELARGQDQLATEQGALQELRNQFLLLVGVEAEDLVEPETLELPQLAPPLLAQAVDASPLLRKAGEQVRAAEAEVREARAAMKPQLNLEAAALRRDVGGRLQNDSTISLRLSMDVFQGMSTFLRPQAARQRLEAAQWNLEAMRREVRRTVQTLADSGEALRGREQALLRQAQQAVEVAELYREQLSVGRREVIELLNVQRERLEAERQLISLRIERKRLRYRAAAQIGALHALFQETTHAG; encoded by the coding sequence ATGGCGAGGAAGGGGGATGGGGACCGGCGCACGCGCCGGTCCGGCCCGGCGCTGGCCGTCGGGCTGTGGCTGGCGCTGCCGGCGTGCGCCTGCGCGATGTCGCTGACGCAGGCCGTGCAGCGCGGATTGGCGATCGAGCCGCAGTTGCGCGCGGCGATGGCGGACGCGGCGCGCGCCGCCACCGACGTGCGCATCGCCCGCAGCGGCTACTACCCGGCGTTATCGGTCGCCGCCGGGCCCAAGGCGCTGGACCCGGGCGAGATGGTCTACGACGTCAATCTCTCGCAGATGCTGTACGACTGGGGGCGCGTGTCGAGCCGGGTGGCGAATGCACGCGCGCAGCAGCGCGGGCAGGACGCGGCGGTGGAGGTGGCCGCCGACGACGCCGCGCTGCAGATCGTGGAGGTGTATCTGGACGTGTTGGCGGCGCAGCAGCGGCTGCAGGCGGTGCAGGCGCATCTGCAACGCCTGCAGGTGATCGCCGACCTCAGCGAGGCGCGCAGCGGCGGCTATGCCGATCGCAGCGAACTGGAGCGTACGCGGCTGGAACTGGCCCGCGGCCAGGACCAGTTGGCGACCGAGCAGGGCGCGCTGCAGGAGTTGCGCAACCAGTTCCTGCTGCTGGTCGGGGTCGAGGCCGAGGATCTGGTCGAACCGGAGACGCTGGAATTGCCGCAACTGGCGCCGCCGTTGCTGGCGCAGGCGGTGGACGCCTCGCCGCTGCTGCGCAAGGCTGGCGAACAGGTACGCGCGGCCGAGGCCGAAGTACGCGAGGCGCGCGCGGCGATGAAGCCGCAACTCAATCTGGAGGCCGCCGCGCTGCGTCGCGACGTCGGCGGCCGCCTGCAGAACGATTCGACCATTTCGCTGCGGCTGAGCATGGACGTGTTCCAGGGCATGTCCACGTTCCTGCGCCCGCAGGCCGCGCGCCAGCGCCTGGAAGCGGCGCAGTGGAACCTGGAGGCGATGCGCCGCGAGGTGCGGCGCACCGTACAGACCCTCGCCGACAGCGGCGAGGCCTTGCGCGGGCGCGAGCAGGCGCTGCTGCGGCAGGCGCAGCAGGCGGTGGAAGTGGCCGAGTTGTACCGCGAGCAGTTGAGCGTGGGCCGGCGCGAGGTGATCGAGCTGCTGAACGTGCAGCGCGAACGCCTGGAAGCCGAGCGGCAATTGATCAGCCTGCGGATCGAACGCAAGCGCCTGCGCTACCGCGCGGCGGCACAGATCGGCGCATTGCACGCGCTGTTCCAGGAGACGACGCATGCAGGGTGA